From the Octopus sinensis unplaced genomic scaffold, ASM634580v1 Contig19260, whole genome shotgun sequence genome, the window cttctttagtacttggttgtacaatgctttccaatgtgtgtagtagtggcgcgcgcacacattattagccatttgaaaagactatggaatttacaattaactgcaccagggttcctcttccccagggaaccagacctaatggtatacctgcggatgtaggtccagcccctgctttgccgggtcctgtctctgatcatgttgcacctccaagggcatccattgacggtgatgccctcaatcttaacagacgggtatcacctgatggagaagagtcagcccccaaccaaacaacaccaaacaaacacctcatcagctgtaaaaatcatacgaTACTCAGCACCCTCAATGCCCGCACCCTCGGCTCTCTTGGCCGTCTAGAAGAACTTGGTGCAAATGCAGAATCACATGGCATTGATATAATAGCTGTCCAAGAACACCGATTTTACCACCCTGACAACATCCTCAAATACCATCAAGTCGGTTCTTATCAACTTGTAACCTCCTCAGCATCAAAGAATACTGTTAATTCAACAGTTGGAGGTATCGGATTTCTACTTTCATCAAAGGCTAGTGATACTCTCTTGAGTATAGAGTCAATCTCACCTAGAATTATGGTGCTTGAGATAGATGGAAACCAAAAACaacattggtatgtgtgtatagcccACATAATTCGTCTGTGGCAGACGAAATTGAAAATTTCTATACAACCCTTCGTTCAACCATTGAGCAAGTACCTCTCCATAATTTTCTGGTTATAGCTGGTGATCTGAATGCTAGACTAGGACCCGATGAGAGCAAGTTTACTTTCAACTCTAAAACCAATCGGAACGGAGAAATGCTCAAAGACTTCTTGGAGGAATTTAATCTCTACACCTCCAACAATTCTTTTATGAAACCAAAAGGTCAACTTTGGACATTTGAGTCCCCACTTGGTGATAGGGCACAAATTGACTACCTCATCTTTCGAAAGAAATGGCGCAATAGTGTTAAGGACTCGAGATCCTACTCTTCCTTTAGTTCTGTCGGCTCTGACCACAGAATTGTATCAGCTACCGTTAAGCTTAGTCTTCGCTCATCCAAAAAAACTAAGCCTCACCCGATCAAAATGATCGACTGGAAGGAAGTCTTATCTAACCCCGATATGTCCAAACAATTTACTATCGAGGTCTATAACAAATTCAATCTCTGTCTACTTCTGAAATAGATGCTGAGAACATTGAGGAAGTATACAGCAGCCTCATCAAATCAACAGAGGAAGTTGCACTGGCTACTCTTCCCAAAAGGAAGAGTAGGGGCCAGAGCAAACCTTCTAATTCCCCAAATGTCATCGAAGCCAGAAACcatctaaagtctatatcactagc encodes:
- the LOC115232068 gene encoding craniofacial development protein 2-like, translating into TLNARTLGSLGRLEELGANAESHGIDIIAVQEHRFYHPDNILKYHQVGSYQLVTSSASKNTVNSTVGGIGFLLSSKASDTLLTGDLNARLGPDESKFTFNSKTNRNGEMLKDFLEEFNLYTSNNSFMKPKGQLWTFESPLGDRAQIDYLIFRKKWRNSVKDSRSYSSFSSVGSDHRIVSATVKLSLRSSKKTKPHPIKMIDWKEVLSNPDMSKQFTIEVYNKFNLCLLLK